From the Solanum lycopersicum chromosome 10, SLM_r2.1 genome, one window contains:
- the LOC101247478 gene encoding alpha carbonic anhydrase 4 has protein sequence MTNTNFFPILFAFIFISSYTICNANEVDDESKFNYLLGTTEGPESWGTIKFEWKLCETGLFQSPVNFRNKSVKITTTIPLLKPNYKNAPAMIVNRGHDIKLQWEADAGSINIDGTEYRLQQCHWHTPSEHKVDGKSFGMEAHMVHQSDDGRLAVVAIPFKIGAPNPFLDQLIGHVKRVDDKGLKLGLVNPQQLGVKAEPFYRYIGSLTVPPCTEGIIWSVLYEARTVSMEQMMALRNAVHDGFEANARPVQGLHRRPVYLAM, from the exons ATGACCAACACAAATTTCTTCCCAATTTTGTTTGCATTTATCTTCATTTCATCATACACAATATGCAATGCTAATGAAGTTG ATGATGAgtcaaaatttaattacttgttgGGAACAACAGAAGGACCAGAAAGTTGGGGTACGATTAAATTCGAATGGAAATTATGTGAAACTGGATTATTTCAGTCTCCCGTTAATTTCCGTAATAAGAGTGTGAAAATTACCACTACTATCCCTCTTTTGAAACCTAACTACAAAAATGCCCCTGCTATGATAGTTAACAGAGGTCATGATATCAAG TTGCAATGGGAAGCAGATGCAGGAAGTATCAACATTGATGGTACTGAGTACAGATTACAACAATGCCATTGGCATACTCCTTCTGAGCACAAAGTTGATGGAAAAAG TTTTGGTATGGAAGCCCATATGGTTCATCAGAGTGATGATGGTAGATTAGCTGTGGTTGCTATACCCTTCAAAATTGGAGCGCCTAACCCTTTTCTTGATCAG TTAATAGGCCACGTGAAGAGAGTTGATGATAAGGGTCTTAAATTGGGACTTGTTAACCCTCAACAACTTGGAGTCAAAGCTGAACCTTTCTATAGATACATTGGTTCACTCACTGTTCCACCATGCACTGAGGGTATTATTTGGAGTGTATTATACGAG GCAAGGACTGTGTCAATGGAACAAATGATGGCACTAAGAAATGCTGTTCATGAT ggATTTGAAGCAAATGCAAGACCAGTTCAAGGCTTACATAGAAGACCAGTGTATCTAGCTATGTAA